The proteins below come from a single Prochlorococcus marinus CUG1415 genomic window:
- a CDS encoding DUF4278 domain-containing protein, whose amino-acid sequence MTLIYRGQKYVQNKEVAKKEHTTLTYRGKSYTN is encoded by the coding sequence ATGACTCTAATTTACAGAGGACAAAAGTACGTCCAGAACAAAGAAGTTGCAAAAAAAGAACATACTACACTTACTTATAGAGGCAAATCTTACACAAACTAA